A genomic region of Mesotoga infera contains the following coding sequences:
- a CDS encoding ArsR family transcriptional regulator yields MNALERVEIRFGRAFDFLPSIYRLTNDERLARHFLELTPGYRPAGELAEWVRTTKKKLPGTILEKMSLYFDWKAPLGMRISPVMSEDSFESVHVLLQRIALVSPKDMIKDFLLIGLGPRSVGYDEGIVDRILEDQKEALVFLAEKAVLTSQQKAVMLEFISDPEKMKEDYLHLLQWYEEHVYSTAPYDEKSLKESLEYLQRNLSARGNEYLLKLTDNLHYEELDEDRKILLVLSYFIENAQGGIFHPRAESDVFIVGFNFVSSVLERDSVSIASRRYGALSNPSRIRLLNALFGKRLTGYELSRAMKLSNAELTEAFSALVACGLVKTFRLNDRIIFTADRDEVIEMLTCVLDGPS; encoded by the coding sequence TTGAATGCGCTTGAAAGAGTAGAGATACGGTTTGGAAGAGCCTTCGATTTCCTGCCGAGCATATATCGTCTGACAAATGACGAGAGACTGGCAAGGCACTTCTTGGAACTGACTCCGGGCTATCGCCCCGCCGGAGAGCTTGCCGAATGGGTAAGGACTACCAAGAAGAAGCTGCCGGGGACGATTCTCGAGAAGATGAGCCTTTACTTCGACTGGAAGGCACCGCTTGGAATGAGGATAAGTCCCGTTATGTCTGAAGATAGTTTTGAAAGTGTTCATGTTTTGTTGCAGAGAATAGCCTTGGTCTCTCCGAAGGACATGATAAAGGATTTCTTGCTGATTGGCTTGGGACCGAGATCTGTCGGGTATGATGAAGGAATTGTGGACAGAATACTGGAGGACCAGAAGGAAGCGCTCGTCTTTCTTGCCGAAAAGGCTGTTCTTACATCTCAACAGAAAGCGGTCATGCTTGAGTTCATATCGGATCCTGAAAAGATGAAGGAAGACTACCTTCACCTTTTGCAGTGGTATGAAGAACACGTGTATTCGACCGCCCCTTACGATGAGAAGAGTTTGAAAGAAAGTCTTGAATATCTCCAAAGGAACCTATCTGCCCGAGGTAATGAGTACCTACTGAAGCTAACGGACAATTTGCATTATGAAGAACTCGATGAGGATAGGAAGATCCTTCTAGTCCTTTCATATTTCATAGAGAACGCTCAGGGCGGAATATTTCATCCACGTGCTGAGAGCGATGTCTTCATTGTTGGCTTCAATTTCGTCAGTTCCGTTCTCGAAAGAGATTCAGTCAGTATTGCTTCCAGAAGATACGGAGCCCTCTCAAACCCGAGCCGCATAAGACTGCTAAACGCTCTTTTCGGAAAACGTCTTACTGGTTATGAACTGTCGCGAGCAATGAAGCTGTCAAACGCGGAATTGACAGAGGCTTTCTCGGCTTTGGTCGCGTGCGGACTTGTCAAGACTTTTCGTCTGAACGATCGGATAATCTTTACAGCCGACAGAGATGAAGTGATAGAAATGCTGACATGTGTACTGGATGGCCCAAGCTGA
- a CDS encoding aldo/keto reductase, producing MEYRKLGKTGLELSLLGLGGFHLLEIELDTVKEIVKRYLEAGGNYFETARSYGDGVSERKLSKVLPQEGIVIASKTGSREKLSSEKDLLSTLKDLGRDHIDILFLHAVIKNDYWEAISSSNGALKTIEWAKKEGLIRYVGITSHGYGGTLLKAL from the coding sequence ATGGAGTACCGTAAGCTTGGCAAGACAGGACTTGAGCTCTCCCTTCTGGGCTTGGGAGGGTTTCATCTGCTTGAAATTGAACTCGACACAGTAAAAGAGATTGTGAAGAGATATCTTGAGGCGGGGGGCAATTACTTCGAAACCGCAAGATCCTATGGTGACGGAGTTTCTGAGAGGAAGCTCTCTAAAGTGCTTCCACAGGAAGGAATTGTGATAGCCTCCAAGACTGGAAGCAGAGAGAAGCTGTCTTCCGAGAAAGACCTGCTATCTACCCTAAAGGACCTCGGGAGGGATCACATAGATATCCTCTTTCTTCACGCCGTAATCAAAAATGATTACTGGGAAGCCATTTCGTCCTCGAATGGAGCGCTGAAGACGATTGAGTGGGCGAAGAAGGAGGGTCTTATTAGGTATGTTGGTATTACCAGTCACGGTTACGGTGGGACGCTTCTTAAGGCCCTTAA